CAGAAGCGCCAGTGGCTCTCGACAAACGACTACCTGCTTCCGGAACTCGAAAAGCGCCTCGAAGAACTTGGCTACAAGGTCATCCAGCGCTCTAAGGAAGTGGAAACGAACGACAATGAATTTTTGGAAGGGAGTATCAAGGCATGATCGTATTAGATCCGAATGGCGAAAAGCTGAATTTGATGCCCTTGAACGTTGGGCCTAGCCACCCGGCAACTCACGGTTGCTTGCGATTCTTGACCGCTATGGATGGTGAAACCATCGTGGCATCTGTCGAAGAAATCGGCTACCTGCACCGCGGGTTCGAAAAGATGGTCGAACGCGGCACTTGGCAGCAAGTTGTCCCGTACACGGACCGCTTGAACTACTGCTCTGCTATCATGAACAACATTGCGTTCTGCCGTGCAGTCGAAAACATGTTCGGTGTTGAAATCCCGGAACGTTCCAAGGTCCTCCGCGTGATTGTGAACGAACTTAGCCGTATCAACGACCACTTTGTGTGCGTTGCTGCTGCGTTCCAGGACTTGGGCGGTACGACTCCGTTCATGTACGCCTTCAACCCGCGTGAAGAAATCATGTGCATCTGGGAAAAGCTCACGGGTGCACGCCTTACGAACAGCTTTGCACGCATTGGCGGCCTCTACCGCGATAGCTACGAAGGCTTTGAACAGGACGTTCTCGCAGCCCTCAACTCTACCGAAAAGGCTTTGAAGGACTTGCACGCCTGCTTAGACCGTAACCGCATCTTCCTTGACCGTACGGTGGGTATCGGTAAGATTTCTGCCGAAAAGGCAATCAGCTACGGCTGGACCGGCCCGTGCCTCCGTGCATCTGGCGTTGCCGCTGACCTCCGCAAGGACGAACCGTACTACGATTATGAAACCTACGACTGGGAAGTCGTGGTCGGCACTCAGGGCGACTGCAATGACCGTTTGCAGGTTCGTTTGGCCGAAATCGAAGAATCCGTGAAGATTGTGCGCCAGGCTTTGAAGCGCCTTGCTCCGGGCCCGGTCGATATCGTCGATCCGCGCATCCGCGTGCCGTCTCACAAGCTCGCTTACCAGGATATGGAAGGCCTTATCGGTCGCTTCAAGAGCGTTTACGAAGGCATCCGCGTTCCGGAAGGCGAATACTACTGCGGTTCCGAATGCGCTAACGGTGAACTTGGCTTCACGATTATTTCTGACGGCTCTGGCCATCCGTACCGTATCAAGGTGCGTCCGCCTTGCCTCACGCAGTTTGCTGCATTCCATGAACTCGTCGAAGGCGGTCTCTTGGCTGACTCCATGGCCGTGCTTTCGGGTCTCAACATTATTGCTGGAGAACTTGACCGATGAGAGAACATATTACTGGCGCTGTCCAATTTGTTTCGAACAATCATTTGAAGTTCGACCGTCCGGCACAGCCGATTGATGCATTGCCGGATCCGGGCCAGAAGTTTGGCTATGTGAACAAGCCTGTGCCGCAGCCGCCTACGGCTGAAGTGCTCGCTAAGCTCAATACGCCTGAAATCAAGGAACGCTGCGCTGATTTGCTCAGCCGCTATCCGGTCGGTCAGGCCGCACTTCTCGAAGTGCTTTGGCTTGTGCAGGGCGTGTTTGGCTGGGTGCCGCGCGAAGGTATCCGCTGGGCTGCAAACGTCTGCGGTTGCGCTCCGGCTCATGCTCTTGGCGTTGCTACGTTCTACACGATGTACAACCACGCTCCGAAGGGCAAGTTCCTCTTGCAGTTCTGCCGTAACATCAGCTGCACCATCAAGGGCGCTCCGAGTTTAATCGCTTATGTGGAACATGCTTTGAACATCAAGACGGGCGAAACGACTCCGGATGGTCTCTTTACGATCCTCCAGGTGGAATGCCTCGGTTCTTGCGGTAACGGCCCGATGATGCTCGTGAATGACGACTTCGCTACAGACGCTGATGGCGACGTGCTCACGATGAAGCCGGGTACAAAGCTTACGACCGACAGCATCGACCGCATCCTCAAGTGGTGCTATGCTCATGAAGACAACATTCCGAAGCACGATGTGCTCGGCGGTACGGTGAAGGGCCACTGCGGTCATCCGGGCGCTCCGGGTGCTGTTGCAAAGCCGCAGGTTGCTGACTACGCTCCTCCTTCTCCGGTTTTGAATGTCAAGTCCGAAGCTGACGAAACGGGCGCTACCCTCACTTGGAAGGGCGCTCCGGAATTCACGAAGATTGTCGTCGAAAAGAAGAACGGCAATGACTGGGTCGCTGTGGGCGAGCCGGGCGTGAAGGACAAGGCTTTTGTGGACCCGAACGGAAAGGTCGGTGACGAATACCGTATGATTGCGACCTCCGGTGAACGTGTTGCTAAACCCTCGGCTGTTGCTGTGACTAAGCAGAAGCCCGCACCGGAACAAAAGGCGGTTTAATTATGGCTGAATGTGTAAAAGTTTGTACGCAGAACTTTGGCAAGGGCGCCCAGGACATCGAAGTCTATAAGAAGCTGGGTGGCTACTCCAACATTTCTGAACGCTTGTTCAACATGAGCCAGTTTGAGCTCATCGATTACGTGCAACGTTCTAACCTCCGCGGACGCGGTGGTGCAGGCTTCCCGACGGGCATGAAGTGGAGCTTTGTGCCGCGTGGTACGGGCAAGCCGGTTTACATTGTCGTAAACGCTGATGAAGGCGAAGGCGGTACCTTTAAGGACCACTTCCTCATGCTCGAAGATCCGCACCGCTTGATCGAAGGCCTTATCATTGCCGCTTGGGCTCTTGGCTCTCGCGCAGCCTACATCTACTGCCGTGGCGAATTCCTCCCGTGCATCGAAGCCTTGAACAAGGCTTTGAACCAGGCTTACGCTGCTGGCTACCTCGGCGAAAACATTTGCGGCACGAAGTTCAGCTTTGATATCTTTGTGCATCGCGGTGCTGGCGCCTACATTTGCGGTGAAGAAACTGCTCTTATTAACTCTCTTGAAGGCCAGAAGGGCCAGCCGCGCTTGAAACCGCCGTTCCCGGCTGTTTGCGGTGCCTGGAAGTCCCCGACTTGCGTGAACAACGTCGAAACCATCATGTCGCTTCCGTGGATTTTGAGCCACGACCCGAGCGACTACGCCAAGATGGGTACGCCGCGCGCCGGTGGTACGAAGGTGTTCTGCATTTCCGGTGACGTGAAGAATCCGGGCGTGTACGAAGCTCCTCTCGGCACTCCGATGATGACTATGATTAACGATTACGCCGGTGGCGTTGTGGGTGGCAAGCTCAAGGCTGTGCTCCCGGGCGGTTCTTCTTGCGCTCCGCTTACGGCAGAAGAAGCTGCTGTCGCCACGATGGACTACGAATGCCTCGCCTCGATGAAGACGATGTTTGGTTCTGGCGCTATGATCGTGATTAACGATACGCACAACATGGCAGACCTTTTGAATTGCCTCGGCAACTTCTATAGCCATGAATCTTGCGGCCAGTGCACGCCGTGCCGTGAAGGTACAGGCCTCTTGCACCGCATCTTGAACCAGATGGTGGCCGGCAACGGTCACGATGGCGATGTGGAACTCATGCAGAGCCTTTCTAGCGGATTTGGTGGCGTGACGATTTGCCCGCTCTCCATTTCTTTGGGTGGCCCGGTTTCGAGCTACACAGCAAAGTTCCGTGCGGACTTTGACGAATATATCGCTAAGAACCCCGAACACGCAAAACCGCGTATTCAAGAAACAAGTCGTCCTGGAATTTTCTGGTAATAATATGAGTAACTACTACAATATGCCGAAACTCCCGACCGAAGCAAGCCCGAAGGTAGAAATCTTCGTGGATGACAAGGCCGTGATGGTTCCTGGCGATACCAACCTCCTCGAAGCCCTGAAGGCTGTCGGGATTGAAACTCCTCACGTATGTTATCATCCGTATTTGCCGGTATCGGGTAACTGCCGTCAGTGCCTGGTAGAGCAGGAAGGCCCGCGCGGTCGCATGCTCGTGATTTCGTGCTATACTCCTGTGACTCCGGGGATGAAGATTTATACCCCGGCCTCCAGCGCCCGCGTGAAAAACGCCCGCAAGGCTACACAGGAATTCATGCTGGTGAACCACCCGCTAGATTGCCCGATTTGCGACAAGGCTGGTGAATGCACCTTGCAGGAAAACTACATGGAAGCTGGCCAGAACGAAGGCCGCCTCCGTCCGGAATACGGCAAGAATTACCACGGCAATCCGGAACATCAGTTCATTGATGCGAAGGGTCAGCTCCGTGGCGGTAAGCATGTGGACATCGGTCCGCGCATTTTGCTCGACGAAGAACGTTGCGTGCAGTGCGACCGTTGCGTACGCTTTATGCGTAGCATCGCTAAGGACGAACAGCTCCAGCTTGCTGGCCGTGCCGACCATACTTACATTACTACCTTCCCGGGCGAAAAGCTCGACCATGAATACGATCTCTGTGTCACGGACGTATGCCCGACGGGCGCCATGACGGCAAAGTACTTCCGCTTCCAGAAGCGCGTTTGGCTCCTTGCCCACACGCCGACGATTTCGATGGACGACTCCCTCGGTGCAAACATTTGGCTTGACCACGCCGATGGCCGCATCTATCGCGTGATGCCGCGTTGCAACCCGGAAGTGAACCGCAGCTGGCTCTCCAATACGAGCCGTCTCGCTTTCCAGCAGTTTGACAAGAACCGCTTGCCGGCAATTGACGCTTCCGCTATCCAGATTAGCGGTGGCAAGGTCGCTCTCGTTGCTGGTGGCGCTTGCACGAACGAAGACCTCGCTGCTCTCAAGATGCTCAAGGAAGCTCTCGGTGACCGCGCTGAACTCTTCGGTGGTTCCCTTCTCAAGGTGAACGCTCCGGACGGTATCGCCAAGAGCGGTGACCCGGTGGCAAACCGCGCAGGCATGCAGCTCATGGGTTTTGCAGATGTTGCAGAACTCCTCAAGCGCGCAGGCGAATTCAGCAACCTCATCACGGTGAACGCTGACCTCTACGGTGAAGACGCTGCTGCAGCAAAGGCTCTCGACAAGATTTCGAACCGCATCGCCCTTTCTGCTTTCGATGACGCTACCGCCAAGAAGGCTAAGGTCGCATTCGGTATCCGTCACTGGAGCGAAGTCCAGGGTACGATGGTCAACAGCCTCAACATCTTGCAGAAGCTCTCTGCTGCTCCGACTTGCCCGGATGAAAAGCTTGCCCCGGCTTACGAAGTGATTTCCGCTTTGGCTGGCAACAAGTTCAATTCGGCTTGCGAAGCTTTCAAGAAGGCTCGTGAATACGTGCCGGCTTTCGCCGACATTACCTATGATGCCATCAAGAGCACAGGAAAGCTCCTGGGAGGTAACGCATAATGGATATTATTGAATCCAAAACCTGGATTG
The DNA window shown above is from Fibrobacter sp. UWB16 and carries:
- a CDS encoding NADH-quinone oxidoreductase subunit D; translation: MIVLDPNGEKLNLMPLNVGPSHPATHGCLRFLTAMDGETIVASVEEIGYLHRGFEKMVERGTWQQVVPYTDRLNYCSAIMNNIAFCRAVENMFGVEIPERSKVLRVIVNELSRINDHFVCVAAAFQDLGGTTPFMYAFNPREEIMCIWEKLTGARLTNSFARIGGLYRDSYEGFEQDVLAALNSTEKALKDLHACLDRNRIFLDRTVGIGKISAEKAISYGWTGPCLRASGVAADLRKDEPYYDYETYDWEVVVGTQGDCNDRLQVRLAEIEESVKIVRQALKRLAPGPVDIVDPRIRVPSHKLAYQDMEGLIGRFKSVYEGIRVPEGEYYCGSECANGELGFTIISDGSGHPYRIKVRPPCLTQFAAFHELVEGGLLADSMAVLSGLNIIAGELDR
- a CDS encoding NAD(P)H-dependent oxidoreductase subunit E — translated: MREHITGAVQFVSNNHLKFDRPAQPIDALPDPGQKFGYVNKPVPQPPTAEVLAKLNTPEIKERCADLLSRYPVGQAALLEVLWLVQGVFGWVPREGIRWAANVCGCAPAHALGVATFYTMYNHAPKGKFLLQFCRNISCTIKGAPSLIAYVEHALNIKTGETTPDGLFTILQVECLGSCGNGPMMLVNDDFATDADGDVLTMKPGTKLTTDSIDRILKWCYAHEDNIPKHDVLGGTVKGHCGHPGAPGAVAKPQVADYAPPSPVLNVKSEADETGATLTWKGAPEFTKIVVEKKNGNDWVAVGEPGVKDKAFVDPNGKVGDEYRMIATSGERVAKPSAVAVTKQKPAPEQKAV
- the nuoF gene encoding NADH-quinone oxidoreductase subunit NuoF yields the protein MAECVKVCTQNFGKGAQDIEVYKKLGGYSNISERLFNMSQFELIDYVQRSNLRGRGGAGFPTGMKWSFVPRGTGKPVYIVVNADEGEGGTFKDHFLMLEDPHRLIEGLIIAAWALGSRAAYIYCRGEFLPCIEALNKALNQAYAAGYLGENICGTKFSFDIFVHRGAGAYICGEETALINSLEGQKGQPRLKPPFPAVCGAWKSPTCVNNVETIMSLPWILSHDPSDYAKMGTPRAGGTKVFCISGDVKNPGVYEAPLGTPMMTMINDYAGGVVGGKLKAVLPGGSSCAPLTAEEAAVATMDYECLASMKTMFGSGAMIVINDTHNMADLLNCLGNFYSHESCGQCTPCREGTGLLHRILNQMVAGNGHDGDVELMQSLSSGFGGVTICPLSISLGGPVSSYTAKFRADFDEYIAKNPEHAKPRIQETSRPGIFW
- a CDS encoding 2Fe-2S iron-sulfur cluster-binding protein: MSNYYNMPKLPTEASPKVEIFVDDKAVMVPGDTNLLEALKAVGIETPHVCYHPYLPVSGNCRQCLVEQEGPRGRMLVISCYTPVTPGMKIYTPASSARVKNARKATQEFMLVNHPLDCPICDKAGECTLQENYMEAGQNEGRLRPEYGKNYHGNPEHQFIDAKGQLRGGKHVDIGPRILLDEERCVQCDRCVRFMRSIAKDEQLQLAGRADHTYITTFPGEKLDHEYDLCVTDVCPTGAMTAKYFRFQKRVWLLAHTPTISMDDSLGANIWLDHADGRIYRVMPRCNPEVNRSWLSNTSRLAFQQFDKNRLPAIDASAIQISGGKVALVAGGACTNEDLAALKMLKEALGDRAELFGGSLLKVNAPDGIAKSGDPVANRAGMQLMGFADVAELLKRAGEFSNLITVNADLYGEDAAAAKALDKISNRIALSAFDDATAKKAKVAFGIRHWSEVQGTMVNSLNILQKLSAAPTCPDEKLAPAYEVISALAGNKFNSACEAFKKAREYVPAFADITYDAIKSTGKLLGGNA